In Pelosinus sp. UFO1, one genomic interval encodes:
- a CDS encoding tagaturonate reductase: MTRLNRTLVNSDFKFPVDVDVQKYPDALPERVIQFGEGNFLRAFADWMIHLLNQQNLFNGRVVVAQPIKEGLADMVNEQDGLYTLLLRGLREGKPVEEKAVISSISRCLNPYTQWDAYLKCAEDPLIEYVISNTTEAGITFDKEDKFENQPPTSYPGKLTSYLYHRYQFFKGDASKGMVIIPCELIDRNGDNLKKAVLQYIKLWNLPEEFAGWVVGSNHFLNTLVDRVVTGYPREEIKEITNFLGYTDSLVNTGELFHLWVIEGPKELAERLPFHKIGLQVIWTEDMTPYRTRKVRILNGAHTASVPAAFLYGLEAVGEMMDHEVMGKYVRQIIQDEIIPSIDLDKNMLEEFANAVVERFQNPYIKHYLLSILLNSSSKFKARVLPSIIEYHKLNGTLPKKLVFSLAALIAVYKDGNIDGTGMKATREKGEFIMKDDMWALEFFAATWSKFDGSKQSAQEVAATVLKNTQLWDKDLTEIEGFVDRLGEYLYKIVDVGMQKTVAELIS; encoded by the coding sequence ATGACAAGATTAAATCGTACATTGGTCAATAGTGATTTCAAATTTCCTGTAGATGTAGACGTGCAAAAATATCCTGATGCTTTACCAGAGAGAGTCATTCAATTTGGCGAAGGTAACTTTTTAAGAGCGTTTGCTGATTGGATGATTCATTTACTGAATCAGCAAAACTTATTTAATGGCCGCGTAGTGGTAGCACAACCCATTAAAGAAGGTCTAGCTGATATGGTCAATGAACAAGATGGGCTCTATACTTTATTGTTGCGCGGTTTGCGTGAAGGGAAACCAGTCGAAGAAAAAGCAGTAATTAGTTCTATTAGCCGTTGTTTAAATCCTTACACACAATGGGATGCTTATTTAAAATGCGCAGAAGATCCATTGATTGAATATGTAATTTCCAATACTACAGAAGCGGGAATTACCTTCGACAAAGAGGATAAATTCGAAAATCAACCTCCGACTTCCTACCCAGGAAAACTTACATCTTATTTGTATCATCGTTATCAATTCTTTAAGGGTGATGCCAGTAAAGGGATGGTTATTATTCCATGCGAATTGATTGACCGCAATGGCGATAATTTAAAGAAAGCAGTTTTGCAATATATAAAACTTTGGAATTTGCCAGAAGAGTTTGCTGGCTGGGTTGTTGGTAGTAACCATTTCTTAAATACTTTGGTGGATCGTGTTGTAACAGGCTATCCAAGAGAAGAAATAAAAGAAATTACTAACTTCTTAGGGTATACAGATTCTTTAGTAAACACAGGGGAATTATTTCATTTATGGGTTATTGAAGGACCGAAGGAATTGGCAGAAAGATTACCTTTCCACAAAATTGGTTTGCAAGTCATTTGGACAGAAGATATGACTCCTTATAGAACCCGCAAAGTAAGGATACTAAATGGGGCGCATACTGCATCAGTACCAGCAGCATTTTTGTACGGTTTAGAAGCGGTTGGTGAAATGATGGATCATGAGGTAATGGGTAAGTATGTAAGGCAGATTATTCAAGATGAAATTATCCCTTCCATTGATCTAGATAAAAATATGTTAGAGGAATTTGCAAATGCGGTAGTGGAACGATTCCAAAACCCTTATATTAAGCATTATTTATTAAGCATTCTATTAAACTCTTCTTCTAAATTTAAGGCTCGGGTTCTACCATCTATCATTGAATATCATAAGTTAAATGGAACTTTGCCGAAGAAATTGGTTTTCTCCTTAGCTGCATTGATTGCTGTGTACAAAGATGGAAACATTGATGGTACTGGAATGAAAGCAACTAGAGAAAAAGGTGAATTTATCATGAAAGATGATATGTGGGCATTAGAGTTTTTTGCTGCTACATGGTCAAAATTCGATGGTAGTAAACAATCCGCCCAAGAAGTTGCAGCAACAGTATTGAAAAACACACAATTATGGGATAAAGATTTAACTGAAATTGAAGGTTTTGTAGATCGTTTAGGAGAGTATTTATATAAAATTGTTGATGTGGGCATGCAAAAAACAGTTGCAGAATTGATTAGCTAA
- a CDS encoding glycoside-pentoside-hexuronide (GPH):cation symporter encodes MSKLTLKEKVSYGLGDFGNGFMFDMGQIYLLKFYTDVFGIPAAVAGSIFLLTKIFDAFMDPIAGAFIDARKFDPNKGKFRGMMFGGSIILGILSVFVFLSPDFSPTGKMIFGYATYMAWGVGYSFTNVPYGALGASMTQDPVDRASLASWRQAGSLGALLITSVMVVPLIKQFSDPRIGWPVVVALTSVIGVTAFYFCFKNCKEVILGKTISSNEKFSVKAMAKSVFTNRPLLALILMTIFTISAYNIKSAMMIYYCQYNLGDISLMPYISFITIGCSCVGITFIPKLTKRFGKKNTALIGFGISAVADLINFLIPGDIVTFTILASIAFVGISIPNGVTWAFVSDSIDFGEWKTGERREGITYSFFNFSRKIAQSVSGFASGIGLSLVGYVPNAVQTAESLRGIKGLLLLYPAVTIFCAGIVIFFLYTLSDKRHGEIIAELKGKSA; translated from the coding sequence ATGAGCAAACTAACTTTAAAAGAAAAGGTTTCTTATGGTCTAGGTGATTTTGGTAATGGGTTTATGTTCGATATGGGGCAGATCTATTTGCTTAAATTTTATACGGATGTCTTTGGTATTCCAGCGGCGGTAGCAGGAAGCATATTCCTCCTTACCAAAATATTTGACGCGTTTATGGATCCAATCGCTGGTGCTTTTATTGATGCCAGAAAGTTTGATCCTAATAAAGGGAAGTTCCGTGGGATGATGTTTGGAGGAAGTATTATTCTTGGTATTTTATCTGTATTTGTATTTTTATCTCCTGATTTCTCACCTACTGGAAAAATGATATTTGGTTATGCCACATATATGGCATGGGGCGTAGGATATTCTTTCACGAATGTTCCTTATGGTGCATTAGGTGCTTCAATGACACAAGATCCCGTAGATCGGGCCTCCTTAGCATCCTGGCGTCAGGCTGGTTCTTTAGGAGCCTTATTAATAACCAGTGTAATGGTGGTTCCCCTTATTAAACAATTTTCTGATCCACGTATTGGCTGGCCTGTAGTGGTTGCTCTTACTTCTGTAATTGGTGTTACAGCTTTCTATTTCTGTTTTAAAAATTGCAAAGAAGTTATTCTGGGGAAGACTATTTCTTCTAATGAAAAATTCTCAGTGAAAGCGATGGCAAAATCCGTATTTACCAATAGACCTTTATTGGCACTTATATTAATGACGATCTTTACGATTTCAGCATACAATATCAAATCGGCAATGATGATCTATTATTGTCAATATAATCTTGGCGATATCAGTTTGATGCCCTATATTAGCTTTATTACCATTGGTTGTTCCTGTGTAGGCATTACCTTTATCCCTAAATTGACAAAAAGATTTGGTAAAAAAAATACGGCACTCATTGGTTTTGGAATAAGTGCTGTTGCTGATTTAATTAACTTTTTGATTCCGGGAGATATTGTTACTTTTACCATACTAGCAAGCATTGCCTTCGTCGGAATTAGTATTCCTAATGGCGTTACTTGGGCTTTTGTTTCTGACTCCATTGATTTTGGTGAATGGAAAACAGGTGAAAGAAGAGAAGGTATCACCTACTCATTCTTCAATTTTTCTCGAAAAATTGCCCAATCTGTTTCAGGTTTTGCTTCAGGTATCGGGTTATCTCTTGTTGGATATGTGCCAAATGCGGTGCAAACAGCAGAATCCCTAAGAGGAATAAAAGGTCTGTTACTTTTATATCCAGCAGTTACTATATTCTGTGCTGGCATAGTGATATTTTTCCTTTATACCTTAAGTGATAAAAGACATGGTGAGATTATTGCAGAACTAAAGGGAAAATCAGCATAA